GGATGTGCTCGGGTACGCCGGGCAGGGTCGCCGGTCGCCGGTGCCCGCCCGGGTCTACCGACCGCTGGCGGTGGTGCCGCCGGAGCGTACGCTGGCCGATCTGCTGCTGGCCATGCGCCGCGAGCGGCGGCACATGGTGCTGGTCAGCGACGGCCGGCGCCCTCTCGGTGTGGTCACACTCGACGATGTATTGACCGCAATCGTTGGCTAATCGGCGAATACCCTTGGTGTGCAAGCGGTTGCACGACAGTGATGGTTACTGCGCTCACCTTGATAACCGCTCCGAGCTTCCCTAATGTGAGGCACCGACCGCTGTGGGTCGTCTGCCTCGGCCCTTCCCTCACGCGAGGCGCCCGGCGGTCGGTTGCAAAGGAGTCGATGCCGGTGGCAACCATGCCCCCTCATCGTCACGGCCTGAACACGTCTGCTCGGCCAGGTGGCCTGCGCCGCGGCGTCCACCGTCTGCTCGTCCTGGTCGCCGCCGCCGCTGTCGGCGCCGGTCTGCTCGCCGCACCGGCTCACGCCGATCCGACGGTCGACGAGATCGAGGCGCAGATCGACAAGAAGTGGGAGCAGCTGGAGCCCACCATCGAGCAGTACAACAAGGTCCGGGCGCAGCTGAAGGTCAATCGACAGAAGTCGGCGGACCTGCAGAAGAAGATCGAACCGCTGGCGCTCCAGAGCGAGCTGGCGCTCAACCGGGTCGGCGACCTCGCCTCCCGCTACTACATCTCCGGACCGTCGCACGACATCGGCTCGCTGCTGGTCAGCGTCAAGCCGGACACGCTCGCCGAGCAGCTCACCGTGCTCGATCGGCTGGCCGCGCAGGAGCGCAAGGAGGTCGAGGGCGTGCTGGCCGTGCGGGCCAAGTACGACGGCGAGAAGCAGAAGCTGGACGGGCTGATCGTCACCCAGACCAAGCAGCAGAACGACCTGGCGGCCAAGAAGAAGCAGATCGACGCCGAGATCAAGCAGCTCGAGGCGTCGATGCCCAAGACCACGGTAAAGACCGCGGCCTGCCCGACCATCAACGGAGTGGTCAGCGAGGCCGCCCGCACCGCGATCAAGACCGCCTGCGGCAAGGTCGGCAAGCCGTACGTCTGGGGTGCCACCGGCCCGAACTCGTTCGACTGCTCGGGGCTGACCCAGTACGCCTACAAGGCGGCCGGGATCTCCCTGACCCACCACACCGGTGACCAGTGGAACGAGGGCAAGGCGGTTGCGCGAGCTGATGCTCGCCCCGGTGACCTGGTCTTCTTCTTCTCCGGGCTGAGTCACGTCGGGCTCTATCTGGGTAACAACCAGATGGTGCACGCGCCACGTGCCGGCAAACCGGTGCAGGTGTCCAGCATCAACACCATGCCGGTCGCCGGTTTCCGCAGACCTGGCTGATCCAGATCACGCACTGACGGCCCCCGGTCACCGACCGGGGGCCGTCGTTGTTCGTCAGCGGGGCGCGCCCACCGGGGAGGGCAGCAACTGCACGTCAGCGAGATCGACGTACATGATGCGGTGGCCGAACTGGATCTGCGCGTAGCGGTTCTTGCCGCGGATCACCGTCCAGTCGCCCGGCGACGAGCCGTCGAACGTGCTGGCCCGGTAGTACTCGCCGGCCAGC
This portion of the Micromonospora zamorensis genome encodes:
- a CDS encoding C40 family peptidase, translated to MPVATMPPHRHGLNTSARPGGLRRGVHRLLVLVAAAAVGAGLLAAPAHADPTVDEIEAQIDKKWEQLEPTIEQYNKVRAQLKVNRQKSADLQKKIEPLALQSELALNRVGDLASRYYISGPSHDIGSLLVSVKPDTLAEQLTVLDRLAAQERKEVEGVLAVRAKYDGEKQKLDGLIVTQTKQQNDLAAKKKQIDAEIKQLEASMPKTTVKTAACPTINGVVSEAARTAIKTACGKVGKPYVWGATGPNSFDCSGLTQYAYKAAGISLTHHTGDQWNEGKAVARADARPGDLVFFFSGLSHVGLYLGNNQMVHAPRAGKPVQVSSINTMPVAGFRRPG